Proteins encoded together in one Staphylococcus aureus window:
- a CDS encoding lipoate--protein ligase: MKFISNNNITDPTLNLAMEEYVLKNLPAEESYFLFYINRPSIIVGKNQNTIEEVNQTYIDAHNIDVVRRISGGGAVYHDTGNLNFSFITDDDGNSFHNFQKFTEPIVQALQSLGVNAELTGRNDIQVGQAKISGNAMVKVKNRMFSHGTLMLNSDLDEVQNALKVNPAKIKSKGIKSVRKRVANIQEFLNDPLEIEEFKKIILKTIFGETEVEEYKLTDEDWENIEKLSNDKYRTWEWNYGRNPKYNFEREEKFEKGFVQIKFDVKRGKIEHAKIFGDFFGVGDVTDLENALVGCLHDFEHIEEALSEYDLYHYFGDIDRHELIRLMS, from the coding sequence ATGAAATTCATTAGTAATAATAATATTACAGATCCAACTTTAAACTTAGCAATGGAAGAATATGTTTTAAAAAATTTACCAGCAGAAGAAAGTTACTTTTTATTTTACATAAATAGACCATCTATCATTGTTGGAAAGAATCAAAATACGATAGAGGAAGTAAATCAGACATATATCGATGCTCACAACATCGATGTAGTAAGAAGAATTTCTGGTGGTGGCGCTGTTTATCATGATACTGGCAATTTAAACTTTAGTTTTATAACAGATGATGATGGTAACAGTTTCCACAATTTCCAAAAATTCACTGAACCAATTGTTCAAGCATTACAATCTTTAGGCGTAAATGCTGAATTAACTGGTCGTAACGATATTCAAGTTGGACAAGCGAAAATCTCAGGGAATGCTATGGTTAAAGTTAAAAATAGAATGTTTAGTCATGGTACGTTGATGTTAAATAGTGATTTAGACGAAGTTCAGAATGCACTAAAAGTTAATCCAGCTAAGATTAAATCAAAAGGTATTAAATCTGTTCGTAAACGGGTAGCAAACATTCAAGAATTTTTAAATGACCCTTTAGAAATTGAAGAATTTAAAAAAATCATCTTGAAAACTATCTTTGGAGAAACTGAAGTAGAAGAATATAAATTAACGGATGAAGATTGGGAAAATATTGAAAAGTTAAGTAACGACAAATATAGAACTTGGGAATGGAATTATGGTAGAAACCCTAAATATAACTTTGAACGCGAGGAAAAATTTGAAAAAGGATTTGTACAAATTAAGTTTGATGTTAAACGAGGTAAAATCGAACATGCAAAAATATTCGGTGATTTCTTTGGTGTCGGAGATGTCACTGATCTTGAAAATGCATTAGTTGGCTGTCTACACGACTTTGAGCACATAGAAGAAGCACTATCAGAATATGATTTATATCATTATTTCGGTGACATAGATAGACATGAATTAATTAGATTAATGTCATAA
- a CDS encoding S1C family serine protease yields the protein MEWTLVDIGKKHVIPKSQYRRKRREFFHNEDREENLNQHQDKQNIDNTTSKKADKQIHKDSIDKHERFKNSLSSHLEQRNRDVNENKAEESKSNQDSKSAYNRDHYLTDDVSKKQNSLDSVDQDTEKSKYYEQNSEATLSTKSTDKVESTEMRKLSSDKNKVGHEEQHVLSKPSEHDKETRIDSESSRTDSDSSMQTEKIKKDSSDGNKSSNLKSEVISDKSNTVPKLSESDDEVNNQKPLTLPEEQKLKRQQSQNEQTKTYTYGDSEQNDKSNHENDLSHHIPSISDDKDNVMRENHIVDDNPDNDINTPSLSKTDDDRKLDEKIHVEDKHKQNADSSETVGYQSQSTASHRSTEKRNISINDHDKLNGQKTNTKTSANNNQKKATSKLNKGRATNNNYSDILKKFWMMYWPKLVILMGIIILIVILNAIFNNVNKNDRMNDNNDADAQKYTTTMKNANNTVKSVVTVENETSKDSSLPKDKASQDEVGSGVVYKKSGDTLYIVTNAHVVGDKENQKITFSNNKSVVGKVLGKDKWSDLAVVKATSSDSSVKEIAIGDSNNLVLGEPILVVGNPLGVDFKGTVTEGIISGLNRNVPIDFDKDNKYDMLMKAFQIDASVNPGNSGGAVVNREGKLIGVVAAKISMPNVENMSFAIPVNEVQKIVKDLETKGKIDYPDVGVKMKNIVSLNSFERQAVKLPGKVKNGVVVDQVDNNGLADQSGLKKGDVITELDGKLLEDDLRFRQIIFSHKDDLKSITAKIYRDGKEKEINIKLK from the coding sequence ATGGAGTGGACATTAGTGGATATTGGTAAAAAACATGTAATTCCTAAAAGTCAGTACCGACGTAAGCGTCGTGAATTCTTCCACAACGAAGACAGAGAAGAAAATTTAAATCAACATCAAGATAAACAAAATATAGATAATACAACATCAAAAAAAGCAGATAAGCAAATACATAAAGATTCAATTGATAAGCACGAACGTTTTAAAAATAGTTTATCATCGCATTTAGAACAGAGAAACCGTGATGTTAATGAGAATAAAGCTGAAGAAAGTAAAAGTAATCAGGATAGTAAGTCAGCATATAACAGAGATCATTATTTAACAGACGATGTATCTAAAAAACAAAATTCATTAGATTCAGTGGACCAAGATACAGAGAAATCAAAATATTATGAGCAAAATTCTGAAGCGACTTTATCAACTAAATCAACCGATAAAGTAGAATCAACTGAAATGAGAAAGCTAAGTTCAGATAAAAACAAAGTTGGTCATGAAGAGCAACATGTACTTTCTAAACCTTCAGAACATGATAAAGAGACTAGAATTGATTCTGAGTCTTCAAGAACTGATTCAGACAGCTCGATGCAGACAGAGAAAATAAAAAAAGACAGTTCAGATGGAAATAAAAGTAGTAATCTGAAATCTGAAGTAATATCAGACAAATCAAATACAGTACCAAAATTGTCGGAATCTGATGATGAAGTAAATAATCAGAAGCCATTAACTTTACCGGAAGAACAGAAATTGAAAAGACAGCAAAGTCAAAATGAGCAAACAAAAACCTATACATATGGTGATAGCGAACAAAATGACAAGTCTAATCATGAAAATGATTTAAGTCATCATATACCATCGATAAGTGATGATAAAGATAACGTCATGAGAGAAAATCATATTGTTGACGATAATCCTGATAATGATATCAATACACCATCATTATCAAAAACAGATGACGATCGAAAACTTGATGAAAAAATTCATGTTGAAGATAAACATAAACAAAATGCAGACTCGTCTGAAACGGTGGGATATCAAAGTCAGTCAACTGCATCTCATCGTAGCACTGAAAAAAGAAATATTTCTATTAATGACCATGATAAATTAAACGGTCAAAAAACAAATACAAAGACATCGGCAAATAATAATCAAAAAAAGGCTACATCAAAATTGAACAAAGGGCGCGCTACGAATAATAATTATAGTGACATTTTGAAAAAGTTTTGGATGATGTATTGGCCTAAATTAGTTATTCTAATGGGTATTATTATTCTAATTGTTATTTTGAATGCCATTTTTAATAATGTGAACAAAAATGATCGCATGAATGATAATAATGATGCAGATGCTCAAAAATATACGACAACGATGAAAAATGCCAATAACACAGTTAAATCGGTCGTTACAGTTGAAAATGAAACATCAAAAGATTCATCATTACCTAAAGATAAAGCATCTCAAGACGAAGTGGGATCAGGTGTTGTATATAAAAAATCTGGAGATACGTTATATATTGTTACGAATGCACACGTTGTCGGTGATAAAGAAAATCAAAAAATAACTTTCTCGAATAATAAAAGTGTTGTTGGGAAAGTGCTTGGTAAAGATAAATGGTCAGATTTAGCTGTTGTTAAAGCAACTTCTTCAGACAGTTCAGTGAAAGAGATAGCTATTGGAGATTCAAATAATTTAGTGTTAGGAGAGCCAATATTAGTCGTAGGTAATCCACTTGGTGTAGACTTTAAAGGCACTGTGACAGAAGGTATTATTTCAGGTCTGAACAGAAATGTTCCTATTGATTTCGATAAAGATAATAAATATGATATGTTGATGAAAGCTTTCCAAATTGATGCATCAGTAAATCCAGGTAACTCGGGTGGTGCTGTCGTCAATAGAGAAGGAAAATTAATAGGTGTAGTTGCAGCTAAAATTAGTATGCCAAACGTTGAAAATATGTCATTTGCAATACCTGTTAATGAAGTACAAAAGATTGTAAAAGATTTAGAAACAAAAGGTAAAATTGACTATCCCGATGTAGGTGTTAAAATGAAGAATATTGTCAGTCTAAATAGTTTTGAAAGACAAGCAGTTAAATTGCCAGGAAAAGTTAAGAACGGTGTTGTTGTAGATCAAGTTGACAACAATGGTTTAGCAGATCAATCTGGTCTGAAAAAAGGTGATGTAATTACTGAATTAGATGGCAAACTTTTAGAAGATGATTTACGCTTTAGGCAGATTATATTTAGTCATAAAGATGACTTGAAATCAATTACAGCGAAGATTTATAGAGATGGTAAAGAGAAAGAAATTAATATTAAACTAAAATAA
- a CDS encoding type II CAAX prenyl endopeptidase Rce1 family protein, translating to MNKISKALTWFIISFIIFHLILFIMWGEHQEYWYLYTGIMLIAGISYVFYQRDIESKRLLTSIGVGIITGIILIMLQLLFSLITSNLSYSSLIKELARTGVNWKWQMLVTLLFVIPCHELYMRTVLQKELTHFSIPKWVAILITAICSSSLFIYLDNWWIVTFIFVAQVILSLSYEYTRRIATTSVAQIVAIILLLIFNA from the coding sequence ATGAATAAAATCTCGAAGGCTTTAACTTGGTTTATTATAAGTTTCATTATATTTCATCTCATATTATTTATTATGTGGGGCGAACACCAAGAATACTGGTATTTATATACAGGTATAATGCTAATTGCTGGTATCAGTTATGTATTTTATCAAAGAGATATTGAATCTAAGCGGTTGCTTACATCAATTGGTGTTGGTATTATTACGGGAATTATTTTAATTATGCTTCAACTTTTATTCTCACTTATAACTTCTAATTTAAGTTATAGTTCATTAATTAAAGAATTAGCAAGAACAGGTGTCAATTGGAAGTGGCAAATGTTAGTAACTTTACTTTTTGTCATTCCATGTCACGAGTTATATATGAGAACTGTTTTACAAAAAGAATTAACACATTTTTCAATACCGAAATGGGTAGCTATATTAATAACTGCAATTTGTTCTAGTTCATTATTTATTTATTTAGATAATTGGTGGATAGTAACATTTATATTTGTTGCACAAGTGATATTATCATTAAGTTATGAGTATACTCGACGTATAGCAACAACATCCGTTGCACAAATTGTAGCTATTATATTGTTATTAATTTTTAATGCTTAA
- a CDS encoding IDEAL domain-containing protein produces the protein MKYNTNVKHTTLEAFVTTVNDLGIELIINEALREVRKRQLIELIDDALVNKDEAAFNQYTAEYKNLEAFLGE, from the coding sequence ATGAAATACAATACTAATGTTAAACATACAACTTTAGAAGCGTTTGTCACAACTGTCAATGATTTGGGTATTGAATTAATTATCAATGAAGCACTTCGAGAGGTAAGAAAACGACAGCTCATAGAACTTATAGATGACGCACTCGTCAATAAAGATGAAGCAGCATTTAATCAATATACGGCAGAATACAAAAATTTGGAGGCATTTCTCGGTGAATAA
- a CDS encoding YkvS family protein, which yields MTVAEVGNIVEFMDGLRGRVEKINDNSVIVDLTIMENFNDLDLPEKTVINHKRYKIVE from the coding sequence ATGACTGTTGCAGAAGTGGGTAACATTGTTGAGTTTATGGATGGATTAAGAGGTCGTGTTGAAAAAATCAACGATAACTCTGTTATTGTTGACTTAACAATTATGGAAAATTTTAATGACCTTGATTTACCGGAAAAAACTGTTATCAATCATAAACGATATAAGATTGTTGAATAA
- a CDS encoding bifunctional UDP-sugar hydrolase/5'-nucleotidase, with amino-acid sequence MEKNENINVEILTTSDMHSHFLNGDYGSNIYRAGTYVNQVRAQNHRVILLDSGGSLAGSLAAYYYAIVAPYKRHPMIKLMNRMHYDASGVSPSEFKFGLSFLTRSIALARFPWLSANIEYNVTKEPYFSTPYCIKHFGDLKIAIVGVTADGLMENEYSEMEQDVSIEKTLVASKRWIRYIHEVEEPDFLIVIYHGGLNKISNSTKNKKASSNEAEKLMEELGVIDLMITAHQHQTIVGQDHETYYVQAGQDAKELVHLSINFKKRTTTYDVESIDSKVIDLNEYEEDQELLDLTFYDRKAVAYWSQEIISDKGLMLSVNGLQDLVCQTHPFSQLLHDAIHLAFDNDITCVHVPMNGEKGLSGQIRNEDLYHAYPYPDKPMDMTISGQNIKDILEYSYSHLDFVNEQLSLTIIDETLCTMWQGFNYEIDMNQEPGQRVMLDQIDLTKSYRVTMTDYCYRNYKNYLKNAIIHESYDETMSTLIAEKLRDPNYRISCSDNFIVKNR; translated from the coding sequence ATGGAAAAAAATGAAAACATTAATGTAGAGATTTTAACTACGTCAGATATGCATAGTCATTTCTTAAATGGTGATTATGGTTCAAATATTTATAGAGCTGGTACTTATGTTAACCAAGTAAGAGCACAAAATCATCGCGTCATTTTATTAGATAGTGGCGGAAGTTTAGCTGGCTCGTTAGCGGCCTATTATTATGCTATTGTTGCACCTTATAAACGACATCCAATGATAAAGTTAATGAACAGAATGCATTATGATGCTAGCGGTGTGAGTCCAAGTGAATTCAAGTTTGGTTTATCATTTTTAACTCGTTCAATTGCTTTGGCACGTTTTCCATGGTTATCAGCAAATATTGAATACAATGTTACTAAGGAGCCTTATTTTTCAACTCCATATTGTATTAAACATTTTGGTGACTTAAAAATTGCTATCGTAGGCGTCACAGCAGATGGTTTAATGGAAAATGAGTATTCTGAAATGGAGCAAGATGTATCTATTGAAAAGACATTAGTGGCATCAAAACGTTGGATTAGATATATCCATGAAGTTGAAGAGCCAGATTTTTTGATTGTAATTTATCATGGTGGATTGAATAAAATTAGTAATAGTACGAAAAATAAAAAGGCAAGTTCGAATGAAGCTGAAAAATTAATGGAAGAACTCGGTGTTATAGATTTAATGATTACAGCTCATCAGCATCAAACAATAGTAGGTCAAGATCATGAAACGTATTATGTTCAGGCTGGTCAAGATGCCAAAGAGCTTGTACATCTTTCGATTAATTTTAAAAAGAGAACAACAACTTATGATGTTGAAAGCATTGATTCTAAAGTGATTGACTTAAATGAGTATGAAGAGGATCAAGAATTATTAGATTTAACATTCTATGATAGAAAAGCAGTGGCTTATTGGTCACAGGAAATCATAAGTGATAAAGGTTTGATGTTATCAGTAAATGGGTTACAAGATTTAGTCTGTCAAACACATCCATTTTCGCAATTATTACATGATGCAATTCACCTTGCATTTGATAATGATATAACATGTGTCCACGTGCCTATGAACGGAGAGAAGGGGTTGAGTGGACAGATTCGAAATGAAGATTTGTATCATGCATACCCATATCCAGATAAGCCAATGGATATGACAATTAGTGGTCAAAATATCAAAGATATATTGGAGTATAGTTATTCACATTTAGATTTTGTTAACGAGCAATTAAGCTTAACAATTATTGATGAAACGTTATGTACAATGTGGCAAGGATTCAATTATGAGATTGATATGAATCAAGAACCTGGGCAACGAGTAATGTTAGATCAAATTGATTTGACTAAGAGTTATAGAGTTACAATGACTGACTATTGTTATCGTAACTACAAGAATTATTTAAAAAATGCTATTATACATGAATCATACGATGAAACAATGAGTACATTAATTGCAGAGAAGTTAAGAGATCCGAATTATCGTATTTCATGTAGTGATAATTTTATAGTTAAAAACAGGTAA
- a CDS encoding competence protein ComK, protein MYSQNIYVIRKGDMVIRPAFDDDDQRNGSEIIRFDKTRIQNPFKVQKIIERSCKFYGNTYLGKKAETNRITGISSKPPILLTPLFPTYFFPTHSDRQNENIWLNMHYIESIKELKNRKCKVTFINNESIILHVSYHSLWHQYNNSIFYYYMVDKQSRMISKNPDQPIDYNKATLNVFEALTRYSLFEDK, encoded by the coding sequence ATGTATTCTCAAAATATTTATGTGATACGCAAAGGAGACATGGTTATTCGACCAGCATTTGATGATGACGATCAAAGAAACGGTAGTGAAATAATTCGGTTTGACAAAACGCGTATTCAAAATCCTTTTAAAGTCCAGAAAATCATTGAACGCTCTTGCAAATTTTATGGTAATACTTATCTTGGCAAGAAAGCAGAGACAAACCGCATTACTGGCATTTCTAGTAAACCACCTATTTTACTAACACCATTATTTCCAACTTATTTTTTCCCAACACATTCTGACAGACAAAATGAAAATATTTGGTTAAATATGCATTATATCGAAAGTATTAAAGAATTAAAAAATCGTAAATGTAAAGTGACATTTATTAATAATGAATCAATCATTCTTCATGTTTCATACCACAGTTTATGGCATCAATATAACAATTCCATTTTTTACTATTACATGGTAGATAAACAATCTCGCATGATATCAAAAAATCCCGACCAACCAATAGATTATAATAAAGCCACATTGAATGTGTTTGAAGCATTGACACGCTATTCTTTATTTGAAGATAAATAA
- a CDS encoding lactococcin 972 family bacteriocin, producing the protein MFGTILYLTLALGLSTAAYASTEYAEGGTWSHGVGSKYVWSYYYHGHKGHGATAIGKYRSFSGYTRAGVKAKASATKHNWWVNRAYYNIY; encoded by the coding sequence ATTTTTGGCACTATATTATATTTAACTTTAGCACTTGGATTATCAACAGCAGCTTATGCATCTACAGAATACGCAGAAGGAGGCACTTGGAGTCATGGTGTCGGCAGTAAGTATGTTTGGTCGTATTATTATCATGGTCATAAAGGACATGGTGCAACAGCTATTGGAAAATATAGATCATTTAGTGGTTATACAAGAGCTGGTGTAAAAGCAAAAGCATCAGCTACTAAACATAATTGGTGGGTCAATAGAGCGTATTATAACATTTATTAA
- a CDS encoding TrkH family potassium uptake protein, with translation MSIFSQFLKRSSPQQGIVLYYIVAIVIAFLLLNLPYVHKPGVEVNPIDTLFVAVSGISVTGLSPISIVDTYSTFGQLIILVILNIGGIGVMAIGTMLWVVLGKHIGIRERQLIMLDNNKNTMSGTVKLIIDIVKSIFVIELVGAMLLAFYFYRDNPDLKYAIMQGVFVSISATTNGGLDITGKSLIPYAHDYFVQAIVIFLIILGSIGFPVLLEVKAYIQNRVTNFRFSLFTKITTSTYLFLFIVGVLAILLFEHNHAFKGLSWHQSLFYSLFQSATTRSAGLQTIDVTTLSDPTNIIMGILMFIGSSPSSVGGGIRTTTFAILILFLINFSNNADKTSIKVYNREVHIMDIQRSFAVFTMATILTFLGMLIISATENGKLTFLQVFFEVMSAFGTCGLSLGVTSDISDISKVVLMILMFIGRVGLISFIIMIAGRREPDKFHYPKERIQIG, from the coding sequence GTGTCAATTTTTAGCCAGTTTTTAAAAAGATCAAGCCCTCAACAAGGTATTGTATTGTACTATATCGTCGCAATTGTCATTGCATTTTTATTATTAAACTTACCGTATGTTCATAAACCAGGTGTAGAAGTAAATCCAATTGACACATTATTTGTTGCCGTATCCGGAATTAGTGTTACTGGATTGTCTCCGATAAGTATTGTCGATACCTATTCTACATTTGGACAATTAATTATCCTCGTGATATTAAATATTGGTGGAATTGGCGTCATGGCAATTGGTACGATGTTATGGGTGGTACTAGGTAAACATATTGGAATTAGAGAACGTCAGTTAATTATGTTAGATAATAACAAAAACACAATGAGTGGTACCGTCAAATTGATTATTGATATTGTAAAATCAATATTTGTAATCGAACTCGTAGGAGCCATGTTATTAGCATTTTACTTTTATCGAGATAATCCAGATTTAAAATATGCAATCATGCAAGGTGTTTTTGTTTCTATTTCTGCCACTACCAATGGTGGATTAGATATTACAGGTAAGTCATTAATTCCTTATGCACATGATTATTTTGTACAAGCGATAGTTATATTTTTAATAATTTTAGGATCAATCGGCTTCCCAGTATTATTAGAAGTTAAAGCTTATATTCAAAATAGGGTTACTAATTTTAGATTTTCATTATTTACTAAAATTACGACATCAACATATTTATTCCTATTTATTGTTGGGGTATTAGCCATTCTATTATTTGAACATAACCATGCGTTCAAAGGTTTAAGTTGGCATCAATCGTTATTCTATTCGCTGTTTCAATCAGCGACTACAAGAAGTGCGGGTCTTCAAACAATTGATGTGACAACACTAAGTGACCCCACTAATATTATCATGGGTATTTTAATGTTTATAGGATCTTCGCCAAGTTCGGTTGGTGGCGGTATTCGTACAACAACTTTCGCTATTTTAATTTTGTTTTTAATTAACTTTAGTAATAATGCCGATAAAACATCCATTAAAGTTTACAATAGAGAAGTACACATTATGGATATTCAACGTTCATTTGCAGTATTTACAATGGCGACAATTTTAACATTTTTAGGAATGCTAATTATATCAGCTACTGAAAATGGTAAGCTTACATTTTTACAAGTATTTTTTGAAGTCATGTCTGCATTTGGAACTTGTGGACTATCGCTTGGTGTCACAAGTGATATTAGTGATATTTCTAAGGTCGTACTAATGATACTCATGTTTATAGGACGTGTTGGCTTAATATCATTTATCATTATGATAGCAGGACGTCGAGAACCAGATAAATTCCATTATCCAAAAGAACGTATTCAAATAGGATAA